One Cucumis melo cultivar AY chromosome 8, USDA_Cmelo_AY_1.0, whole genome shotgun sequence genomic window, ttaTTTTATACAAGGATTCACCTCATCTTTTCATGATCTGCAGCATCAATTGCATTTCCACACATTTTTGAAAAGAGATTTTTTACGTTATCTATGTCATGAACCAAATTGCCTAAAATTCCTTCTATATTGactatcttattgaacaaaaaattCTCTGCGCCATCCTTTGAAACAGACTGTGGCCCTTTCCAATTACAGTGATCTTTGTTGTACGAAGTTCTAGCATCACTGTtgtgttcttgatccaatggaaatttattcttttcattTGATGGCTTACCCCCACCAAATGGTATCATGTACGACATTTCCATTTCAGTTTCTGTTGCTATAAGAGGCTGAACATCAAactaaacaaacaaacaaaacaacacGTGCCACAAATCAGTTTGTTAGGGAATGTAAATTATCAATTACATACACTTAATATATGTTTGTATACTCACAGCCTCAGATTGAAAAACCTTCTCTGAAAGGTCCTTCCACTCTGGATGAACATCTGCTGCCCAATTGTTCATTCTAGGTGTGCCAAAGGAGATCCTCATTgcaaaaaaatttgaatttaacgcGAGTAAGGGGATGGTCTCGTACGCCCACACACACAAGGCAAATGGAAATCCACCGACTCCTATTGCTGAAGCATCATTGCTTTTAATGGCCTTCTTCACAAAATCTATTGTAATCTCATAAGAGATTCTCCCCCATGGATAGCTATCAAACTGTTCCTTATCATCAATCAATAAGGTATATTCATGGTTTATTCCTGTCCTTAATTGCTTACCAAGTATAAACATCTCTAGAATGTATAGCTTTGCCATTTTGACAACATCTTTGTTTCTCCCTTTATCCATTTCTGTGAATACCTCATGTAGTTTTGTCCTTCTAATAGTTTTCTCACCACCAAAATACCTCTTATTAAACTTACCTTTTTGAATTTTGGACATATCAATTGCAGGTAGTTCCCCACAATTCAAACCTGTTATCAAGGCAAAGTCCTTCATCCCGAACTTATGTATTCTACCCTCGAGATTGAACCATAGTTCATGGCGATTTTTAGAACAACATTGACGTCTAATCAAATGATAAAAGAGTTGGGATGAGAACTTGGAGACCTTTAAGTCTAAGAAATATCCAAAGCAGCTTTTCTTGAACTTCTTTAGTTGCCTTTCGTTCAGTGTATTCTTTATAATTGATATAACATCAAGCTTACTATACAAATTTATCCGTTGAGTAGTGGACCAGCTACTCCTTGGTAATAATAAAGGGTACTCCTGTCATCGGAAAATAAGAACATAAACAAAAGTAAATATTGAAAGCTACATAGCATGTAATCAAAttgaataatatataaataaccAACCTTATAAACATCCACCTCATCATCATGTTCAGAAGGTGAACTAGAAACTCCTGATTTATTTCCCTTCTTTCCTCGTTTTTTTCTCTTACCATGTCCACCCTGCTTCTACGAGTACATACATATAAGAACCCATTATCTAATCTAAAAGTAAACAGacatttaaattataaaaactaaattttcgtttgataattatttagtttttgaaatttgtacTGTTTCTTTTCACAATTTCTTTACAATGGTCCTCGCCCTTTTCAAGATAAACTTCAAATTCTTTGCTaagttttaaaaacttttttcttttttagttttcaaaacttgaaATAGATTTTGAAAACATTATTAGAAAGTCTGATACCAAAACAAAGAAAATCACATGTGAAAGTAGTATTTTATAATCTTAAATGGAGTATGATTTCTTTTACCTTAGATTGTTCAGCAATCTTCTTCTTTTGCCTTGTTTCCACACCTCTCCTAGAGTCTTGATCAGTATCAATTTCGGACGTCTCTTCGTTTTGTTCTTGCTATAAAATATATGTTTCAACAACTCATCAATACTGAGAAATTTGAAAGCTTACAAACTTGGGAATAAAATTTACCACTTCAGAGCTCGccgattttctctttttcttctttcggGTAGCCTTGACGGATGCAGGGGACTGTTTTTCCTGTTTGATATTACACTCTTCAATATCAAATGAATTCCCACCAAGCTGTTACAATTTGGCAGCGAGTTAGAACTAATAATGATATTTAATAATCAAATATAATGGTAAATGAAAGTTACATAGTTACCTCGGTAGTATCCACATTATTCTCTTTAATATTATCACACAAATTTCCACCAAGCTGTTTCAATTTTGGCAGCAAGTAAGAACTAAGAAAGATATCTAAAAGTCATATACAATCGTAAATGAAGTTACATATTTACCTCAGTACTATCCACATTATTCTCTTCAATATCATCACACGAATTTCCACCAAGCTGTTGCAATTTTGGCAGCAAGTAAGAAATTAAGAAAGATATCTATAAGTCATATAATCATAAACGAAAGTTACACATTTACCTCAGTAGTATCCATATTATTCTCTTTAATATCAAATGAATTTCCACTGAGCTGTTACAATTTGGCAGCGAGTTAGAactaagaaaaatatttaaaagtcaAATATAGTGGTA contains:
- the LOC103484737 gene encoding uncharacterized protein LOC103484737 isoform X32 is translated as MMSHSRIEAASTLEFFKVFLPDSCTLHMSIPPAFMKHLNGTFPEKATMQDHTGNSWGITLEKLDDLLYFKNGWKAFVDYHSLKYGDFLVFQYDGHCMFDVKIFGKNGCKKAAAAKAASSIPVLETEIVEAGNSVSDSEAKVADAGNSIANLEAMSADAGNSDSKLEVVEADTVNAVPTLRVKEEPVVEEEDVNPSISHKRKRLQDGSELDHKSKSIVPLNRGGPYNVSNSVEQAIPRGPFFERTMKRWSSQMLVEEPLHYMPFFGVENFRIEPFKIIPVRTNPEVAKYFEECNQFRERSWEMLCSHAHSLSANQELKYIQFEHEEVDRQQNEQYFQDDLQEDNQSEGPDIIMTDELPISQSEEILYLEYQPLRTDTEDNRKSAKMDTTELGGNSCDDIEENNVDSTELGGNLCDNIKENNVDTTELGGNSFDIEECNIKQEKQSPASVKATRKKKKRKSASSEVQEQNEETSEIDTDQDSRRGVETRQKKKIAEQSKKQGGHGKRKKRGKKGNKSGVSSSPSEHDDEVDVYKEYPLLLPRSSWSTTQRINLYSKLDVISIIKNTLNERQLKKFKKSCFGYFLDLKVSKFSSQLFYHLIRRQCCSKNRHELWFNLEGRIHKFGMKDFALITGLNCGELPAIDMSKIQKGKFNKRYFGGEKTIRRTKLHEVFTEMDKGRNKDVVKMAKLYILEMFILGKQLRTGINHEYTLLIDDKEQFDSYPWGRISYEITIDFVKKAIKSNDASAIGVGGFPFALCVWAYETIPLLALNSNFFAMRISFGTPRMNNWAADVHPEWKDLSEKVFQSEAFDVQPLIATETEMEMSYMIPFGGGKPSNEKNKFPLDQEHNSDARTSYNKDHCNWKGPQSVSKDGAENFLFNKIVNIEGILGNLVHDIDNVKNLFSKMCGNAIDAADHEKMRKQEK
- the LOC103484737 gene encoding uncharacterized protein LOC103484737 isoform X2 encodes the protein MMSHSRIEAASTLEFFKVFLPDSCTLHMSIPPAFMKHLNGTFPEKATMQDHTGNSWGITLEKLDDLLYFKNGWKAFVDYHSLKYGDFLVFQYDGHCMFDVKIFGKNGCKKAAAAKAASSIPVLETEIVEAGNSVSDSEAKVADAGNSIANLEAMSADAGNSDSKLEVVEADTVNAVPTLRVKEEPVVEEEDVNPSISHKRKRLQDGSELDHKSKSIVPLNRGGPYNVSNSVEQAIPRGPFFERTMKRWSSQMLVEEPLHYMPFFGVENFRIEPFKIIPVRTNPEVAKYFEECNQFRERSWEMLCSHAHSLSANQELKYIQFEHEEVDRQQNEQYFQDDLQEDNQSEGPDIIMTDELPISQSEEILYLEYQPLRTDTEDNRKSAKMDTTELVGNSYDIEENNMDATTELGGNLCDNIKENNVDTTELSGNSFDIEENNMDTELGGSSCDNIEKNNVDSTELGGNLCDNIKENNVDTTELSGNSFDIKENNMDITELGGNSCDDIEENNVDSTELGGNLCDNIKENNVDTTELSGNSFDIKENNMDTTELGGNSCDDIEENNVDSTELGGNLCDNIKENNVDTTELGGNSFDIEECNIKQEKQSPASVKATRKKKKRKSASSEVQEQNEETSEIDTDQDSRRGVETRQKKKIAEQSKQGGHGKRKKRGKKGNKSGVSSSPSEHDDEVDVYKEYPLLLPRSSWSTTQRINLYSKLDVISIIKNTLNERQLKKFKKSCFGYFLDLKVSKFSSQLFYHLIRRQCCSKNRHELWFNLEGRIHKFGMKDFALITGLNCGELPAIDMSKIQKGKFNKRYFGGEKTIRRTKLHEVFTEMDKGRNKDVVKMAKLYILEMFILGKQLRTGINHEYTLLIDDKEQFDSYPWGRISYEITIDFVKKAIKSNDASAIGVGGFPFALCVWAYETIPLLALNSNFFAMRISFGTPRMNNWAADVHPEWKDLSEKVFQSEAFDVQPLIATETEMEMSYMIPFGGGKPSNEKNKFPLDQEHNSDARTSYNKDHCNWKGPQSVSKDGAENFLFNKIVNIEGILGNLVHDIDNVKNLFSKMCGNAIDAADHEKMRKQEK
- the LOC103484737 gene encoding uncharacterized protein LOC103484737 isoform X28 — encoded protein: MMSHSRIEAASTLEFFKVFLPDSCTLHMSIPPAFMKHLNGTFPEKATMQDHTGNSWGITLEKLDDLLYFKNGWKAFVDYHSLKYGDFLVFQYDGHCMFDVKIFGKNGCKKAAAAKAASSIPVLETEIVEAGNSVSDSEAKVADAGNSIANLEAMSADAGNSDSKLEVVEADTVNAVPTLRVKEEPVVEEEDVNPSISHKRKRLQDGSELDHKSKSIVPLNRGGPYNVSNSVEQAIPRGPFFERTMKRWSSQMLVEEPLHYMPFFGVENFRIEPFKIIPVRTNPEVAKYFEECNQFRERSWEMLCSHAHSLSANQELKYIQFEHEEVDRQQNEQYFQDDLQEDNQSEGPDIIMTDELPISQSEEILYLEYQPLRTDTEDNRKSAKMDTTELGGNSCDDIEENNVDSTELGGNLCDNIKENNVDTTELGGNSFDIEECNIKQEKQSPASVKATRKKKKRKSASSEVQEQNEETSEIDTDQDSRRGVETRQKKKIAEQSKKQGGHGKRKKRGKKGNKSGVSSSPSEHDDEVDVYKEYPLLLPRSSWSTTQRINLYSKLDVISIIKNTLNERQLKKFKKSCFGYFLDLKVSKFSSQLFYHLIRRQCCSKNRHELWFNLEGRIHKFGMKDFALITGLNCGELPAIDMSKIQKGKFNKRYFGGEKTIRRTKLHEVFTEMDKGRNKDVVKMAKLYILEMFILGKQLRTGINHEYTLLIDDKEQFDSYPWGRISYEITIDFVKKAIKSNDASAIGVGGFPFALCVWAYETIPLLALNSNFFAMRISFGTPRMNNWAADVHPEWKDLSEKVFQSEAFDVQPLIATETEMEMSYMIPFGGGKPSNEKNKFPLDQEHNSDARTSYNKDHCNWKGPQSVSKDGAENFLFNKIVNIEGILGNLVHDIDNVKNLFSKMCGNAIDAADHEKMRKQEK